The window ACTGGCGAAGCAGCAGCAGAAGCCGCGGGTGTAACGTTACTGGCCAATACCCATGTCAAAGATATAGACGCTGTGAATCAAAAATTACAACTTACCTCTACTGCTCAGTCTGATACGACTGCTATTGGCTACGACAAGCTGGTACTTGCAATGGGCGCGCATCCTATCTTTCCAAAGAGCTTGCCGCAGGATTTAGTCTGGCATGTCAATCATATTGAGCGCTTCGGGCAGTTGCAAGAACAGTTGGCGACCGGTAGTCAACATGTTGCCATCATTGGTGCAGGTATGGTCGGCACCGAGATTGCAGAGGATTTGTTAAAAGCGGGTCATAAAGTCACGTTAATTGATCTGAATGATGCGCCACTATCGCAAATGCTACCACCGCAAGCAACGGCGCGCATTGCTCAGGCAGTCCAGTCACAAGGCATTGAGTTTTTGGGTGGCTATCAAGTGACTGACGTTACTCGTGTCGATTCTGATACTGATGATAGTAAGCTGCTTGTCAGCTATGAGCCACTAGCGAGAGAAAACGATGAAGCTAAAACTTATGAGCCTCTGATCGTCGATCATGTGATTGCCAGTGCTGGTCTACTTGTCGATGACAAACTGCCTACTGCCGCTGGTGTTGAGTTTGATCGTCGTACTGGCATCGTGGTCGATGCACCGACATTGCGTACCAACAATGCAAATATCTATGCTATTGGTGACTGCATGTCAATCAACGGGGTAGCGTGTCGTTATGTAGCCCCACTACGAGCGCAGGCGGCAACGATTGCCGATGA of the Psychrobacter sp. LV10R520-6 genome contains:
- a CDS encoding FAD-dependent oxidoreductase, with the protein product MSAENSNTQSGIVIIGAGLAGWHVIDAIRSKDKDIPVTLVTADNGDRYHKPMLTMAISQNKSAADLVRATGEAAAEAAGVTLLANTHVKDIDAVNQKLQLTSTAQSDTTAIGYDKLVLAMGAHPIFPKSLPQDLVWHVNHIERFGQLQEQLATGSQHVAIIGAGMVGTEIAEDLLKAGHKVTLIDLNDAPLSQMLPPQATARIAQAVQSQGIEFLGGYQVTDVTRVDSDTDDSKLLVSYEPLARENDEAKTYEPLIVDHVIASAGLLVDDKLPTAAGVEFDRRTGIVVDAPTLRTNNANIYAIGDCMSINGVACRYVAPLRAQAATIADDILGNEHAGYDHKPPMIRLKNKAISVMVTGVPQASGNWQVKSDSADELIMDLLDDKEVVSATVTIKAPIIAKA